In Nocardia yunnanensis, one DNA window encodes the following:
- a CDS encoding hexose kinase, whose product MILTVTMNPAYDLTYRMERLERGRAQRVLAVEQRLGGKGINVLRVLGQLGTCARATGFADHTFAAAAADEFPADFVPALPWVRRTLVISESRDGTATGLWEPGAYIHEPHAVDRLADRIGVLLPELDGVVVSGSLPGNIGDEVPAALARLAVAAGVPTVCDVDGPALKFAATVPGIVLMPNQDELERLTGIVADRPEAVVGAVRPLLHAGVRAVIATRGAAGMIAVTESGAWSARLPQPLAGNPTGAGDAAAAAVIRALAATREPDWPAVLADAVATSAAAVVIPVAGEIDPTLRERLLPTVQVTDLTARTPEFP is encoded by the coding sequence GTGATCCTCACCGTCACCATGAACCCCGCCTACGACCTGACCTACCGGATGGAACGGCTCGAGCGCGGCCGGGCGCAACGGGTGCTGGCGGTCGAGCAGCGGCTGGGCGGCAAGGGCATCAATGTGCTGCGCGTCCTGGGTCAGCTCGGCACGTGCGCGCGGGCCACCGGTTTCGCCGATCACACCTTCGCGGCGGCCGCCGCCGACGAGTTCCCCGCCGACTTCGTGCCCGCGCTGCCGTGGGTGCGGCGCACGCTGGTGATCAGCGAATCCCGCGACGGCACCGCGACCGGACTGTGGGAGCCCGGCGCGTACATCCACGAACCGCATGCCGTGGACCGGCTGGCCGATCGGATCGGTGTCCTGCTGCCCGAACTGGACGGCGTCGTGGTGTCGGGTTCGCTGCCCGGCAATATCGGCGACGAGGTCCCGGCCGCGCTGGCCCGGCTCGCGGTCGCGGCCGGCGTCCCGACCGTCTGCGATGTCGACGGTCCCGCCTTGAAATTCGCGGCGACGGTCCCCGGGATCGTGCTCATGCCCAATCAGGACGAACTCGAACGCCTGACCGGGATCGTCGCCGACCGGCCCGAGGCGGTGGTGGGCGCGGTGCGGCCGCTGCTGCACGCCGGCGTCCGCGCGGTGATCGCGACACGCGGAGCGGCGGGAATGATCGCGGTGACCGAATCCGGAGCCTGGTCGGCACGGCTGCCACAACCGTTGGCGGGCAACCCCACCGGCGCGGGCGACGCCGCCGCGGCCGCGGTGATTCGCGCCCTCGCCGCCACCCGCGAACCGGACTGGCCCGCCGTCCTCGCCGACGCCGTCGCGACCTCCGCCGCGGCCGTGGTGATCCCGGTC